A part of Brassica rapa cultivar Chiifu-401-42 chromosome A05, CAAS_Brap_v3.01, whole genome shotgun sequence genomic DNA contains:
- the LOC103867071 gene encoding inorganic phosphate transporter 1-4: protein MAGDQLKVLNALDVAKTQWYHFTAIIIAGMGFFTDAYDLFCISLVTKLLGRIYYHVPGSAKPGTLPPNVAAAVNGVAFCGTLAGQLFFGWLGDKLGRKKVYGMTLMVMVLCSVASGLSFGHEPKAVMATLCFFRFWLGFGIGGDYPLSATIMSEYANKKTRGAFVSAVFAMQGFGIMAGGIFAIIISSAFEAKFPAPAYAEDALRSTIPQADLVWRIILMVGAIPAAMTYYSRSKMPETARYTALVAKDAKLAASDMSRVLQVEIEAEQEKVEEISSNKSKAFSLFSKEFMKRHGLHLLGTTSTWFLLDIAFYSQNLFQKDIFSAIGWIPPAQTMNAIQEVFKIARAQTLIALCSTVPGYWFTVAFIDVIGRFAIQMMGFFFMTVFMFALAIPYNHWTHKENRIGFVIMYSLTFFFANFGPNATTFVVPAEIFPARFRSTCHGISAASGKLGAMVGAFGFLYLAQSPDKNKTDAGYPPGIGVRNSLLVLGVVNFLGILFTFLVPESKGKSLEEMSGENEDNENTTSDSRTVPIV from the coding sequence ATGGCAGGGGATCAGTTAAAAGTGTTGAATGCACTCGATGTAGCGAAGACGCAATGGTACCATTTTACAGCCATCATAATCGCCGGAATGGGATTCTTCACCGACGCTTACGATCTCTTCTGCATCTCTCTTGTCACCAAGCTCCTTGGCCGCATTTACTACCACGTCCCAGGCTCCGCAAAGCCCGGGACTCTCCCTCCCAATGTTGCTGCTGCCGTCAACGGCGTTGCCTTCTGTGGAACCCTAGCCGGTCAGCTCTTTTTCGGGTGGCTTGGTGATAAGCTCGGGAGGAAGAAAGTATATGGAATGACGTTGATGGTCATGGTCCTTTGCTCTGTCGCCTCTGGTCTCTCTTTCGGACACGAGCCAAAAGCCGTGATGGCCACGCTATGTTTCTTTAGGTTTTGGCTAGGGTTTGGGATTGGTGGTGACTATCCTTTGTCCGCAACAATCATGTCTGAATACGCTAACAAAAAAACTCGTGGCGCGTTTGTTTCTGCCGTTTTCGCTATGCAAGGGTTTGGGATCATGGCTGGTGGCATCTTTGCTATAATTATCTCCTCTGCTTTTGAAGCTAAGTTCCCTGCCCCGGCCTATGCGGAAGATGCCTTGAGATCCACGATTCCTCAAGCAGATTTAGTATGGCGTATAATCTTGATGGTTGGTGCTATCCCTGCGGCCATGACGTATTACTCAAGGTCCAAGATGCCTGAAACCGCAAGATACACAGCTTTGGTTGCTAAGGACGCAAAGCTGGCTGCTTCAGACATGTCTAGGGTTCTGCAAGTGGAGATAGAGGCAGAACAGGAGAAAGTGGAAGAGATCTCAAGTAATAAGTCCAAAGCCTTTTCCTTGTTTTCCAAGGAATTTATGAAACGCCATGGGCTTCATTTGCTAGGTACTACATCCACCTGGTTCCTTCTCGACATCGCTTTCTACAGTCAAAACCTTTTCCAGAAGGATATTTTCAGCGCAATAGGGTGGATACCTCCGGCTCAAACCATGAACGCGATTCAAGAAGTTTTCAAGATTGCACGCGCGCAAACTCTCATTGCCTTGTGTAGCACGGTACCTGGTTACTGGTTCACAGTTGCTTTTATAGACGTCATTGGAAGGTTTGCGATTCAGATGATGGGATTCTTCTTCATGACGGTGTTTATGTTTGCTTTGGCTATTCCGTACAACCACTGGACTCACAAGGAGAACCGAATTGGATTCGTTATCATGTACTCTTTGACGTTCTTTTTTGCTAACTTTGGACCCAATGCTACAACCTTCGTTGTACCGGCGGAGATCTTCCCAGCCAGGTTCAGATCTACCTGCCATGGTATCTCTGCTGCATCAGGAAAGTTAGGTGCCATGGTTGGTGCCTTTGGATTCTTGTACTTGGCTCAAAGCCCTGACAAGAACAAGACAGACGCAGGATATCCTCCAGGGATTGGAGTCAGAAACTCGCTTCTCGTGTTAGGTGTTGTTAACTTCTTGGGCATCCTCTTCACTTTCTTGGTGCCTGAATCTAAAGGGAAGTCGCTCGAGGAAATGTCCGGTGAAAATGAAGACAATGAGAACACAACAAGTGATAGTAGAACGGTCCCCATTGTGTAG